The Atribacterota bacterium genomic interval ATCATAAAAAACGCCCCCGCTGCTTCCACAAGTACCTACCACAATAACTGCCTTGGGATCAGGTGTTTGATCGTAAATCAATTTTAATCTGGGTAACATTTTTCTATTTACCGGGCCAGTAACAAGTAAAACATCTGCATGCTTTGGACTTCCTACGAGTTTAATTCCAAATCTTTCTACATCATATCTAGGAGTTAATAGAGCTACAATTTCAATATCACATCCATTACAAGAACCTGTATTTAAATGGAATACCCATAGAGAACGATCAAAATTCTTATTTAATTTCATGTTAACTTACTCCTACTATAATAAAGATAATTGCCATAACTAATATAATCCAACCACTATAGTCATTTATATTGCCTGTATGTAATGCAACCATGGGTTTATAATATCTTTTTAATGCCTCTGTAAATCCCCAATAAATATGACTTGCACCCACATGGGAGTCTTCCTTGCTTATTTCTCTATTTCCAGAAAGAAAAGGTTTGGTTTGGTCAGTATTCTTTTTATATTGATCCTCTCCGTGGCTTCTAATCCAAATTGCGGATATTCCTATAATTATGAACATTATCAGCCATATTATAGCATTCCAATTTCCACTTCCAGTCTCCAATAATCCAATATTCATATTACATTCCTCCCAAAATAACTGCAGTGTAACTTGATTGGTTAATCAAAGCCATTACCGCTGGGTGTACTATATATTTGACAACTAAATCAGGAAATAATCCAAATAAAACAATAATACAAGCTAATGCTCCCATCGCAAAAAGCATGCTTTTTGGTACTTCTTTAACATCTTTGTATTGTTCCATTTTAGGCCCCAGAAAAGCACTGTGAAATACTTTTACAAAAGATGCAAGAGTTAAAATACTTACCAGCATAGCTATAATTGATAGTAAAGGGTTGAATTGGAAAACTGATTCGTAAATAATCAATTTTGAGGCAAAACCATTAAATGGTGGAATCCCTGCAATTGCGGCAGCTCCTATAATGAAGAATATTGCAGTATAAATCATATTATTACCCAATCCGCCCATTTTATTTAAATTCCTGGTGCCTGTTCTATAAAATAACGCACCTGCTGTTAAAAAAAGCAATCCTTTATACATTGCATGATTCATGATGTGAAAAATGCCACCCTCCATAGCTTTAATACCAAATGTTTCCAGAGCAATAGGATTTGCTAAAACAGCAATCCCAACTCCAACACCTAACAGCATATAACCAGTTTGTGAAACAGCATGGTAAGCCATTAGTCTTTTAATATCTTTTTGAATGATTGCCATGGTAACCCCGATAAACATTGATAAAAGCCCCAGGATAATAATAATCCAGCCAATAGTGATAGTATTTAAAGTAATATTGTAAAGTGAAAAAATAATTCTGAAAAGTGCGTACAAACTAGCCTGACTGGCTGCAACTAATATCATTGTAATTGATGCCGGGGCTTCTGAATAAGCATCAGGTGTCCACATATGCATGGGTACCGAACCAGCTTTCATAGCTAAAACTGTTACCAGTAATATAAGGGCAATCTTATCAAGCTGTGTAAATTTCATCACACTGGCAATAGTTGCCATATTCAAAACATCATATTGTCCATAAAACAAGCCTACAGCAAATAACACCATTAATGCAGAAATCGAGCTGACAACCATATATTTAAATCCAGCCTCTGCAGGCTCTCCGGAAAGATTGCTTCTAAATGCAATCAAGGCTACTGAAGCAATGGATGCAATCTCCAGGAATACAAAGAAGTTAAATATATCTCCGGTGAATTCCATTCCAAACATTCCAGTTGCCAGTAATAGTAACAGGGCATAATATTTTTCCAGTCCACTATGCTTATCCATAAAAGCTATAGAGTAAATTGCCCCCAGGAAGGAAACAATTGCAGTTATCAAGCCCATAAATATCCCCATACTATCAATATGAAAAATAATTCTAATGGGAACAGTATAGCCGGAAGGTAATGTTAATCCTGCTTCACTTCCGCCAAAAACATAAATTAACGGATTACCAGGAAGAATTCTAACAGCCATTAAAAGAGTAATAAGTAGGGTAAAACCTAATACAACTGCAACAAATATTCCAAGTATTTTTTTGTTTAAACGACTCACTACTGGTACTAAAAAAGCCGCTAACAGAGGAAAGGCTATAACTAAAGCCGGCGCATGTGTCATAATACTGCTCATTCTTTTAACCTCCTCACTTCATCTGTATCCAAAGTTCCATATTTTTTAAATATAATCATAGCAACAGAAAGAATAAGAGCAGTTGTTGCTACACCAATAACAATACTGGTAAGGGTTAATGCCTGAGGAGTGGGTAAAACCATTTTTAAACCTTCCGGAGCCTGTGTAAAAATCGGTGCTATTGCACCTTTTCGATATCCCAGGGTAATTAAAAATAAGTTCACTCCATTTTCAATTAAAGTAATTCCGATTGCAATTTTAATCAGATTTCTTTTATAAATCAGGGTATAAATACCTAAACCAATTAATAATGCCACTGCCAAATAAGGAAAATTACCAATCATATCATGAATTCTCCTTCTTCTTACTTATAATTTCTGAGCCTGCAGACATGGTAAGTATTATAACCCCAAAGGCTGCTAAAACCTCCAAGCCTACTGCCATATTCATAATTGTAACTGTACCGCCTGTATTTAAATCACCGGCATTTATTCCAGCAACAGCTGAATTACCAAACAATCCTCCACTATTTGCCATAAAATTATAAAAAAATGTTATTCCAAGGCCAAAAAAGGCAAAAGCAATAAAGAGGACTAAGCCTGTGGTTTCTATTAAAGAAAAAATATCTTCTGACAAAAATTTCTTACTACCCTGATTGCCATAAGTAACCACCAACAGGGCGAAAGCAGAAGCAACGATAGCTCCTCCTTGAAATCCCCCGCCAGGGGTCAAATGACCGTGTACAATAATATAAAAACCATATATCATTATAAAACCGTATATTAAGGTAGTTATCGTTCTTACAATTCGCGACATTTCGTTCATTTCGACACCTCCCTGAATAATGCAGTTACTCCCAGAACAGCTGTAAACAAAACTGTAGCCTCACCTAATGTGTCAAAACCTCGATAATCAAAAACTATAGTAGTTACCACATTATTTGCACCTGTTTCAGACTGGGCATTATCAATATAATAATCATCCATCTCACTAAAAGCTGGCTCTCCAAAAGGTCTCATGCCAGCAGCAGCCAAAATCATAAAAGCAATAAAAAATATTAAGGCGATTCCAAAAATTGTTTTTTTCATGATTTTTCTCCTTATTTCCTGGTTGCCCGAATTGCAAAAATATAAATTGCCATTGTTAAAGCTGCTCCAATACCGGCTTCCGCGATAGCTACATCCGGTGCATGTAACAAGTAAAACTCCAATGACAACAATAAACTAGCTGCTGCTAATGCTATAACTGAAGTTAACAGACTTTTATGGATAACAGCAAGTACTGAGGCAATAATCATTATTACCAACACAGCAATATGAGCAAAACCTACTAATGGACTCATTTTAATTTTGCCTCCTTTAATTCATCAATTACCGCCTGTTTTGGCATAACACCACTACGATGAGCAGCCCTTGAAATTGCATGCGCTCCAGTAGGGTTTGTAATGATAAGGCAAGCTAATGCTACTATGGTATGTAAAGCCAAAACGCCATACTTTGAATTTCCACTTACTTTCCAAAGATAGAAACCAAAAATAATTACTGCCAGAGAAGTAAATATTGACCCAAATGTTGTACATTTTGTGGCAGCATGTAACCTGGTATAAACATCAGGAAACCTCATTAGACCAATAGAGCCTAACCCGTTAAAAAATATACCGATCAATATTAGTATCAACAAAATAATCAATAAAATTGTCATTTATCTTTCGCCCTCCTCTCCATATAATTAGCAATATACAATGTAGCAATGTAAGATAGTAAGGCATATACAATCGCAACATCAATATAAATTACTTCTTCAAATGCAGCACCAAAAAGTATCATTCCTGCTATTATCAGGGTATTAATTGTGTCCAATGCAACAACACGATCTGGAATTGTCGGCCCTAAAATAAGCCGAAATAAAGATATAAGCATAAAAATAACTAATGCTATAGCTGAAATAAGAAATATGTTTAAAATTTGATTCATTCTGCAATCCTCCTGGCCCAATCAGGGAAAGTACCACAAATATCTTCTATACTGGGTTTCAGATTTGTCACATTTATCCAATGAATATATAAATCATTGTTAGTTTCATCAATATCAACACTTAATGTACCTGGTGTTAAAGTAATAGAGTTTGCCAAAAAAGTAATAGCAGCGTCACTCTTCAGTCCCGGAGATATTTTTACTATACCTGGATTGATTTTACCTGTAATAACCCGTATTGCAACATCAATATTTGCCTTTGCCATCGCATAGAAAAAAGGACCGATTACGTAAGCCAAAAAAAGAATCCATTTTATCGGATTGAGTAAATGATATTGCTTTTTCTGAAATAAAACATTAGTTGATACAATTGCAATGATCAAGGAAATAATAACAGCAAATATTATTTCATTTTGATTCCACAAACCCAAAATATCTCCCTGGTTGGCTGCTAAAAACATATAAGCAATAAAACTTAACAAAAAATTAGCAATATAACCAATCATCACTTCACCTCACTTTGATACTCGTTATCTTTAATTTTATATTTTTATATCTATACTTGTAATATTAATATTATTATTTTTTATAAATAATTTGTCCGATTGTCAATTTGACAATGATAATATCTTTATTAACCACTGCAAATTTTTTTGAAAAGCAATCTTTGTATGACAACATTTAATATCACAAAATACTTCAAAAGTATACCATATTGAAACTAATTCACGCAATTGATTTTGAAAATTTATTTAATCTCTAATTCGATATCCTGTATAAACAATTCATCACCACTGATTATATTTATTGACTGGCTTTCACAGAAAGGACATTTAAATTCTTCCTTATCCAAATAAAATTCTTTGTGACAGTCCTGGCATTTTCCTTTTAGAGGGGAATTAGTAATTTCTATTTTTGCTTTTTCTGCAGGTGTTGATTTTGATAGCTGGTAAAATGCGGAAATAAGCAGCTCTTTATGAATCATAGTAAATTCACCAATAATTATACGTATTAACTTTACTTTTTCACGTTTATCAGTGATGTTAGACTTGTCTAATACAATCCTTAATAAATTCTTTGCAACAGATCTTTCGTGCATTGTCGCCTTGATTCTTAATGGTTTTAATTTTTGAAATAAAATGGTGCCGGGAGGGGGATTTGAACCCCCACAAGCATATGCCCACCAGCCCCTCAAGCTGGCGCGTCTACCTATTCCGCCATCCCGGCAAANNNNNNNNNNNNNNNNNNNNNNNNNNNNNNNNNNNNNNNNNNNNNNNNNNNNNNNNNNNNNNNNNNNNNNNNNNNNNNNNNNNNNNNNNNNNNNNNNNNNGCCTTGATTCTTAATGGTTTTAATTTTTGAAATAAAATGGTGCCGGGAGGGGGATTTGAACCCCCACAAGCATATGCCCACCAGCCCCTCAAGCTGGCGCGTCTACCTATTCCGCCATCCCGGCAAATTAAAAGACAGTATATAGTATACCGTATTAAGTATAACGTTTTTGTGTATAATTGTTGTTTTAAAATAACGAATATAGAGATAAAACCTAAGAACTAAAATATAAATCTTTTTTTATTCATTAATTACTAAAAGTTATTTTTAGCATTATGAGCTTACTAACTTCCCCTGTTAATTAATTGATGTTTTCCCGTATGTCTGCTTTAAATATTAGACTTCCACCTTAAATTTACAATTGTAACCTACATTTATACTTACATTCTTTTCACGTTATACGGTATACGTTATACGTAATACTAAATTAGTTTAACTAATTTATTATTCTCAATAATTCCTGGAATCCGTCCCCTCTTGGCAACTGGTTTTCCCTCTACTTCTTTAATATCAAGAGTCATGTCTATTGGTGAGGCATCACTAATATAGCTACCTACTCCAAAGGCATCAACAGCCTCTTTGTTAAGAATTTCAATTCTTCCAGGATTGATTCCACCAGAAACAAATATTTTTACGTGAGTAAAACCTGCCTGATCTAATCTTGCCCTGACCTCTTTCACTAAATCAGGAGTGACACCACCTCTTTCACTTGGCGTGTCAAGCCTGACACCTAACAAATCTTTACCCAGAGCCTTAGAAACTCTTATTGATTCCTCTGCCTCATCTTTAAAGGTATCAATCAGCATAACCCGGGGAACATCCTCAGGAGTACAGTCATTGTAAGCCTTTGCTGCTTTTACTGTATCACCGGTGATAATGATGACTGTGTGTGGAATGGTACCCTGTGGTTCTTGCCCCATTAATTTTGCACCCAGTACACAGCTTGCTCCGTCAATGCCGCCAATAATAGCTGCTCTTTCCATAACTGGAGCAACAGCAGGGTGAATATGTCTTGAACCGAAACATATTACTCTTTTACCATTTGCTACATTATGGCATTCCCTGGCAGCCGTAGCCCAGGCAGAACTACTTGCTAATGTTCCTAAAATAATTGTCTCAAAAACACCAAATTCTTTATAGGGACCTTTTATTCTCATTAATGTATCTTTTGCAAAAAAAGAATCACCTTCTTGTAGTGACCAAAGGCTTATATTTTTGTCTTTCAACAAATTATATACTTCCTGCATTCCAGCAAAAATACCATTTCTTCTTGCAAAAATCTCTGCAGTAACTATAGTATTATCTAATTTTAAATATTCAAGTATTTCTAACGCCCTTATAAAATATATATCTGTTGTCAATCCTTTTTCAATCTCATCATGATTTGCTGAAAAAAATTTTCTATCAGGATTAACCTTGTATTCCTTAATCTCAGCAGTTGAATGAACAAAGTAATTCATTATTTTATTCGCATCCTTATACTATCTTATAATACTAATCAATATTGAAGAAACCATATACAATACTGCAATAGTGGTGGTTATTTTGAGCAATAAGGCCTCTTTGCCTTTTCTTCCGCTATGGTTAGCAAAGGTTCCACCGCCAAAAATTCCACCTCCCTGACCAGCTTTTCTGGACTGGAATAAAACAACTCCAATAAGTGCTAAACTTGTAATAATCTGTATAAGCATTAACCATGTAGGCATTGGTAATCCTCTCCTTTATAGTTTTAATACCTTGAATATAATTATTATCCATATATGCTTATGAATCATAACATATTTGTAATTCCGAATCAAGCTAATCAAATGCTAAATTTATACACTTTCATACTTTTTAATCTAAATTTTACTCTGCATACTTGACTATTTCAGAAAAAGAGAGTGCTTTGAGACTCGCCCCGCCGACTAATGCACCATCAATATCCGATTCAACCATCAGTTCTTTGGTATTCTCTGGTTTAACGCTTCCACCATATAATATCCTTATTTTTTCAGCAGTATTTTCATCATATCTTTGTTTCCAAATGCATCGAATATATTTAATCATATCATTAGCATCCTGTGAAGTTGCTGATTTACCAGTACCAATAGCCCATATCGGTTCATAAGCGAAAACAACCTTTTCGGCATCTTCAGGTTTAAGTATTTCAAAAATTGCTTCCACCTGTTCCCTGACTATATCTTTGGCAGTGCCGGATTCTCTTTCTTCTAATTTTTCCCCTACACATATTATTGGTTTAATTCCGGACGAAAGAGCCTTGCCAACCTTTCTGGCTACTTCCTGTGAACTCTCATTAAAGTATTCTCTTCTTTCTGAATGACCCAAAATCACATAATCACAACCGATGTTCTTCAGCATATTGGCTGAAATTTCTCCAGTATATGCACCTTCATTCTGAAAATACATATTTTGAGCTCCTAACAAAATATTAGTATCCTGTATTATTTCTCTGGTTACCCACAGGGAAGTAAAGGGGGGACAAATAACAATTTCGGTTTTCTGGTATTCTTTCACAAAATCAACCAGTTCCTTCACCAGTGAAATGCTTTCCGTAATTGTTTTATTCATCTTCCAGTTTCCTGCTATTAATGGCTTCCTCATTGTCTTATCCTCCTACAATAAATAGTTAGACAGGGAATTAAGAATAACAAGGTATGTAATTCAGGGAATTTCCCTGTCTAACTTAAAATCAACAAAATTAAAAAGAATTATTCATAATACACAAAAATAGGCATTACTTTGATATATATTTAACCAGATCAATAATTCTACATGAATAGCCCCATTCATTATCATACCAGGAAACAACTTTAGCCAGGTTTCCGTCAACAACCATGGTAGACAAACCATCTACAATAGATGAGAATGCATTCCCATTATAATCAGAAGAAACCAGAGGCAATTCACTATAGTCCAAAATACCCTTTAAAGAACCATGAGCTGCATCTCTTAAAGCCTGATTAACCTGCTCTGCAGTAACTTCTCTCTTTAGCCATGCAGATAAATCAACCACGGAAACATTAGGTGTCGGTACCCGAAAGGCCATTCCATTTAGTTTACCTTTTAATTCCGGTATGACAAGGGTAACAGCCTTTGCTGCTCCTGTTGTGGTTGGCACCATCGATAAAGCCGCTGCACGAGCTCTTCTGAAATCCTTATGAGGCCCGTCCAAAAGCATTTGATCGGAAGTGTAAGAATGAATAGTAGACATAATACCCTTCTCTATACCAAATGTGTCATTAAGTACTTTTACTACAGGTGCCAGACAATTAGTAGTACAGGAAGCATTGGAAATGATGTGATGTTCTGCATTATTATAATTTTTTTCATTCACTCCAAGCACTATTGTTACATCTTCCCCTTTTGCAGGTGCGGTTATTATCACTTTTTTTGCTCCTGCTGACAAATGTTTGCCGGCATTCTCCCTATCCCTAAACAAACCTGTTGATTCTATTACTATATCCACTCCTAAGTCTTGCCATGGTAAGCTTGCCGGATCCTTGATACTTAACACTTTTAATTCTCTTCCGGCAACCTCTATTACATCGTCTTTTACCTTTACATCGTCTTTCAATATTCCATGTACAGAATCATATTTTAAAAGGTGTGCCAGTGTATTAGCATTAGTAATATCGTTTACAGCTACAAAATCAATGTTTTTGTCTTCCAATGCAGCCCTAAACACGTTTCTGCCTATCCTTCCAAATCCATTAATCCCTACTTTTATGTTCATCTTTTCCTCCTTGAACCTATATATATTTATATTATTTAACTGGTTTTTTGTATCTCCTGCGTAACATTGCAGGTAAAATCCCTTGTAATTTGCGATATTTAGCAATTGTTCTTCTAGCAATTTTTATATTATCCCTCTGTTGCAGTAAATCAGCTATCTGCTTATCAGAATATGGAAAATATGGATTTTCTGTTTCAATGTAGTTTTTTATGATTCTTTTTATCTTTTCATTTGATATTGCACTTTGCTTTTCCTGTGACAAGCCTTTTGAAAAAAAGTATTTCATATCATAAAAACCTCTGGGTAGTTGTATTTTCTTATTATTAATTGCCCGTGATACTGTTGATTCATGTATACCAAGGGATTCTGCTGCTTTTTTCATAGATAACGGCCTCAGGTACGCAATCCCATTTTTTAAAAATCCATCCTGGTAATCAATAATAAATCTGGTTATATCCGATAAAGTTTTTCTTCTTTGTTCAATACATTTTATTATCCATCGAGCTGAATTTAATTTTGATTCAAGATATTTTAATATTTTTTTTTGCTCATTCTCATTTTCAATTGTAGTAAATTTTTCATAATTAACTTCTTTTGAGCAACTTTGCTTTAAAATATTTCTATAATGAGAATTAATCTTAATCAACGGATAGTAATTATTATTTTCAATTATTTCATATCTATCGTCAACATTTTTAACAATAATATCAGGTATTAAAAGATTTAATTCACTACTTTGTTGAAATATTCTTCCCGGTTTGGGTTCAAAATTCTTTACTATTATATCTAATAGACATTGTACTTCATATTTTGAAATACAAAGTTCTTTACTAATTTTTTTAAAATTCTTCTGTGACAATTCGGACAAGTAAAATAGAATTAATTTTTTTAAAACACTTTTATTTTCAAGCTTTAGATGCTTAAGCTGGAGCAAAAGGCATTCCCTTAAGTCTCTTGCACCTATTCCCGGTATTGTGCAATTCTGTATCATTGCCAATATTTTTTTTACCAGTTGCTCAGAGATGTTTAAGTCTTTTGATATATCTGAGCAACTTATTGTTAAATAACCATTTTGGTCTATATTTCCTATTATGAATTCACCAATTTTATAATCTGTATCATCTTCTATTAATACCTTAAAATTTAATAGTAGATGTTCATGTAATGTTGTATTTACATGAAAGGAATAATCACATTCCTTTTTCTGATCTGATGAGAGAATTTTATTGCCCCATATAGCATTGGACTCCGGGAAAGATGATAAGAAAGACCGCATATTGTTATTATCTGATTCCCAATCAATTTTTTTGTCTATACTGCTTTTTTGACTCTCGTTATCTCCATCTATACTCTGACTAAAATCTCCATCTCTCTCAGTAACAGGGCTAAATTCTACTTCTAAAACAGGATTTTCTAATGATTCTTTTTCTATCCAGAGGTTTAACTCCATAATGTCCATCTGTAATATTTTAATTGATTGGCGCATCTGTGGTGTTAAGTTTAACGTTTGTTTCTGTTCTAAGGCCATGCCCTGATTCATCAGTTTCTCCCTAATTATAAAATTAGCTTTAAAGAGATTATCAAAAGAATTATAACATGATTTAAACTATTTATACAAAAAAGCATGTTACTATTTTAATCACAGAACACCTGTTGTATGTTTCTATCAAGAAATGTAGACATCTTTTGTTAAATAGCATGAAGCTAACTGTTCGATTTTTCTTAGACGATGATAAACCCCTGATTTAGAAATACTACCTCCAATAGTATTAGCAAGTTCCTTTATGCTTGCATATGGATTATCTAACCTGGCTTGAATAACTTCTTTTAGATTATCCGATAAATTATCCATTCCTATATGCTCTTTTATAATATCAATATAAAGCAATTGCCGTGATGCTGATAAAATAGTTTTATCAAGGTTTGCTGTTTCGCAGTTAACCAATCGGTTAACTGTATTAATTAAATCTTTCCTTGCAATAATATCCTGCAGATTGAGTAAGGCTCTTTGTAAGCCGATAAACTGTAAAAATTCAAATATTTGTTCACTTTTTTTAATATAAACCGCCCACTTTTTTTGCCATCGACTTATTTTCGATGAGAAAGATGCACTTTCCAATACATCCCAAATAATTTTGGCCTCCTCCCTGCAGCAACAAGATATTTCCAGATGATACATTCTTTCCGGGTCATTCACAAATCCTCCGGTCATAAATGCACCCCGCAAGAAACCTTTGTTTGAAAAATGCCCCGTGCAACTGTTTTTACTGTCAATTGATTGTTGTTTTTTGGTTATTTTCCCATTTGAATCTACAATTAAATTTAATTCACTCAAAATATATCTTAATTTTTTGAAATCAGCTATTTTTATAAGGTAATTTTTCCTATATTTTTTTCTTTTTATAGTTTCAATTTCTACTTCATAGTCAAATATTTTTTTGAATAAAAAATAGACTGCTTTAATCATAACAGGGTTCTCTATATTTATGGAAAGCAGGTCTTTCTTTTTAT includes:
- the secG gene encoding preprotein translocase subunit SecG; amino-acid sequence: MPTWLMLIQIITSLALIGVVLFQSRKAGQGGGIFGGGTFANHSGRKGKEALLLKITTTIAVLYMVSSILISIIR
- a CDS encoding proton-conducting transporter membrane subunit — protein: MSSIMTHAPALVIAFPLLAAFLVPVVSRLNKKILGIFVAVVLGFTLLITLLMAVRILPGNPLIYVFGGSEAGLTLPSGYTVPIRIIFHIDSMGIFMGLITAIVSFLGAIYSIAFMDKHSGLEKYYALLLLLATGMFGMEFTGDIFNFFVFLEIASIASVALIAFRSNLSGEPAEAGFKYMVVSSISALMVLFAVGLFYGQYDVLNMATIASVMKFTQLDKIALILLVTVLAMKAGSVPMHMWTPDAYSEAPASITMILVAASQASLYALFRIIFSLYNITLNTITIGWIIIILGLLSMFIGVTMAIIQKDIKRLMAYHAVSQTGYMLLGVGVGIAVLANPIALETFGIKAMEGGIFHIMNHAMYKGLLFLTAGALFYRTGTRNLNKMGGLGNNMIYTAIFFIIGAAAIAGIPPFNGFASKLIIYESVFQFNPLLSIIAMLVSILTLASFVKVFHSAFLGPKMEQYKDVKEVPKSMLFAMGALACIIVLFGLFPDLVVKYIVHPAVMALINQSSYTAVILGGM
- the mnhG gene encoding monovalent cation/H(+) antiporter subunit G; amino-acid sequence: MTILLIILLILILIGIFFNGLGSIGLMRFPDVYTRLHAATKCTTFGSIFTSLAVIIFGFYLWKVSGNSKYGVLALHTIVALACLIITNPTGAHAISRAAHRSGVMPKQAVIDELKEAKLK
- a CDS encoding hydrogenase yields the protein MNIGLLETGSGNWNAIIWLIMFIIIGISAIWIRSHGEDQYKKNTDQTKPFLSGNREISKEDSHVGASHIYWGFTEALKRYYKPMVALHTGNINDYSGWIILVMAIIFIIVGVS
- the gap gene encoding type I glyceraldehyde-3-phosphate dehydrogenase yields the protein MNIKVGINGFGRIGRNVFRAALEDKNIDFVAVNDITNANTLAHLLKYDSVHGILKDDVKVKDDVIEVAGRELKVLSIKDPASLPWQDLGVDIVIESTGLFRDRENAGKHLSAGAKKVIITAPAKGEDVTIVLGVNEKNYNNAEHHIISNASCTTNCLAPVVKVLNDTFGIEKGIMSTIHSYTSDQMLLDGPHKDFRRARAAALSMVPTTTGAAKAVTLVIPELKGKLNGMAFRVPTPNVSVVDLSAWLKREVTAEQVNQALRDAAHGSLKGILDYSELPLVSSDYNGNAFSSIVDGLSTMVVDGNLAKVVSWYDNEWGYSCRIIDLVKYISK
- the rpoN gene encoding RNA polymerase factor sigma-54; translated protein: MNQGMALEQKQTLNLTPQMRQSIKILQMDIMELNLWIEKESLENPVLEVEFSPVTERDGDFSQSIDGDNESQKSSIDKKIDWESDNNNMRSFLSSFPESNAIWGNKILSSDQKKECDYSFHVNTTLHEHLLLNFKVLIEDDTDYKIGEFIIGNIDQNGYLTISCSDISKDLNISEQLVKKILAMIQNCTIPGIGARDLRECLLLQLKHLKLENKSVLKKLILFYLSELSQKNFKKISKELCISKYEVQCLLDIIVKNFEPKPGRIFQQSSELNLLIPDIIVKNVDDRYEIIENNNYYPLIKINSHYRNILKQSCSKEVNYEKFTTIENENEQKKILKYLESKLNSARWIIKCIEQRRKTLSDITRFIIDYQDGFLKNGIAYLRPLSMKKAAESLGIHESTVSRAINNKKIQLPRGFYDMKYFFSKGLSQEKQSAISNEKIKRIIKNYIETENPYFPYSDKQIADLLQQRDNIKIARRTIAKYRKLQGILPAMLRRRYKKPVK
- a CDS encoding DUF4040 domain-containing protein → MSPLVGFAHIAVLVIMIIASVLAVIHKSLLTSVIALAAASLLLSLEFYLLHAPDVAIAEAGIGAALTMAIYIFAIRATRK
- the tpiA gene encoding triose-phosphate isomerase — translated: MRKPLIAGNWKMNKTITESISLVKELVDFVKEYQKTEIVICPPFTSLWVTREIIQDTNILLGAQNMYFQNEGAYTGEISANMLKNIGCDYVILGHSERREYFNESSQEVARKVGKALSSGIKPIICVGEKLEERESGTAKDIVREQVEAIFEILKPEDAEKVVFAYEPIWAIGTGKSATSQDANDMIKYIRCIWKQRYDENTAEKIRILYGGSVKPENTKELMVESDIDGALVGGASLKALSFSEIVKYAE
- a CDS encoding NADH-quinone oxidoreductase subunit B family protein; this translates as MKLNKNFDRSLWVFHLNTGSCNGCDIEIVALLTPRYDVERFGIKLVGSPKHADVLLVTGPVNRKMLPRLKLIYDQTPDPKAVIVVGTCGSSGGVFYDSYNIVGPVDKHIPVDVYVPGCPIRPEAIINGVLKAWLKLERIRNESNKAKVIETAKEASS
- a CDS encoding nicotinate phosphoribosyltransferase, whose translation is MNYFVHSTAEIKEYKVNPDRKFFSANHDEIEKGLTTDIYFIRALEILEYLKLDNTIVTAEIFARRNGIFAGMQEVYNLLKDKNISLWSLQEGDSFFAKDTLMRIKGPYKEFGVFETIILGTLASSSAWATAARECHNVANGKRVICFGSRHIHPAVAPVMERAAIIGGIDGASCVLGAKLMGQEPQGTIPHTVIIITGDTVKAAKAYNDCTPEDVPRVMLIDTFKDEAEESIRVSKALGKDLLGVRLDTPSERGGVTPDLVKEVRARLDQAGFTHVKIFVSGGINPGRIEILNKEAVDAFGVGSYISDASPIDMTLDIKEVEGKPVAKRGRIPGIIENNKLVKLI
- a CDS encoding Na+/H+ antiporter subunit E — its product is MIGYIANFLLSFIAYMFLAANQGDILGLWNQNEIIFAVIISLIIAIVSTNVLFQKKQYHLLNPIKWILFLAYVIGPFFYAMAKANIDVAIRVITGKINPGIVKISPGLKSDAAITFLANSITLTPGTLSVDIDETNNDLYIHWINVTNLKPSIEDICGTFPDWARRIAE
- a CDS encoding cation:proton antiporter; translation: MNQILNIFLISAIALVIFMLISLFRLILGPTIPDRVVALDTINTLIIAGMILFGAAFEEVIYIDVAIVYALLSYIATLYIANYMERRAKDK
- a CDS encoding MnhB domain-containing protein, which codes for MNEMSRIVRTITTLIYGFIMIYGFYIIVHGHLTPGGGFQGGAIVASAFALLVVTYGNQGSKKFLSEDIFSLIETTGLVLFIAFAFFGLGITFFYNFMANSGGLFGNSAVAGINAGDLNTGGTVTIMNMAVGLEVLAAFGVIILTMSAGSEIISKKKENS
- a CDS encoding sodium:proton antiporter gives rise to the protein MIGNFPYLAVALLIGLGIYTLIYKRNLIKIAIGITLIENGVNLFLITLGYRKGAIAPIFTQAPEGLKMVLPTPQALTLTSIVIGVATTALILSVAMIIFKKYGTLDTDEVRRLKE
- a CDS encoding hydrogenase maturation nickel metallochaperone HypA, encoding MHERSVAKNLLRIVLDKSNITDKREKVKLIRIIIGEFTMIHKELLISAFYQLSKSTPAEKAKIEITNSPLKGKCQDCHKEFYLDKEEFKCPFCESQSINIISGDELFIQDIELEIK